Genomic DNA from Chaetodon auriga isolate fChaAug3 chromosome 18, fChaAug3.hap1, whole genome shotgun sequence:
tctgcagTTGGTTTATTAGAAAGCATCAATGTAAGGCCCACCTGGTTTCTGTTCGAAGCCTCTGCACAGTGTCAGAGGTTTCTACCTCGACTTTATGCACGTCAGGGTCGGATCTTCACTTGTCTCAAATGATTATGCATATTTATGGCATGTTCTCTGCAAGACATGAAaccaactgtttttttttgttactttcagGTGGATCTCATGAAGAACATCAGTAATATCCCTCAGCCATTCCTCTACACGCGGCATGTTCACTTCCTCAACTTCACCAGGTACAGTAGTGCACCCAGGTACTATGATGTTAAAGCTCTAATAAAACAGGTGTTCACTTGCATTTTTATTTGCCTTTGTAAGGTTCAGGATAGAGCAGCCTGTCTATATCAACATAATCCGGGACCCCATCAACCGGTTCCTCTCCAACTACTTCTTCCGTCGCTTTGGTGACTGGAGGGGGGAGCAGAACCACCTCATCCGCACTCCAGGGATGAAAGATGATGAGAGATACCTGGTGAGACCATTGCTTTGAAGCAGCAGTTAATTACTGTTTCTGGCTCAACAAAGCTATTTTCTCGAGCGTAACTTTGAGATTTAGTTCATGCTTCAAGCTGTAttccatgttttttaatgtttttctaaCGCAGGAATATTTTCCGCACAAATCGTCTGGTTGTGGCGGCTTTGATGTTTGCGCTCTCACTGATGGTGCCTTGACATTTTTAGGGGCTCCCATTGATATGTGTCTGTCGACTGTCTTTTTGTTCAAGTCTCACACAAAGTGCAGTGATGTAGGCACACAGGGACTGTTGATTAATTAGCTGGAGTCTCGTGGCCAAAGCTTTCGCCTGCCCTGGAGATGCTAAAGGCTTTGGATTAAGGGGAATTCATTATTTATAGATGTGCATCGGCACCTTTTGTCTTTACATTTGAAGCAGCGCATCTTCGGTGGTAACACTGTGTCAGATTTGTGATGAAGAGAACTGACGAGGCTCCCGTCTCTGAGCTTCTGCCCCGAGAAAAACTTGAGGAGCAGATTTATTATGATGAGCCTCATTAtgttcagttttccttttttgtcaTGCCAAAATACCCAGATTTTAGAATCAGAGCATGTGGGTTTATCCAGAGTTTAGGTCACCACgctttttgtgtgtctcgctgCAACACCGTTTGCCACAATACtaataatatttttgtattacgcatttttaaaatgtgatttctcaAATTTCAAatacaaatgacattttttaaagctCTAAATAGGAGCAAATATACAGGGCCAATAATGAAGCCTGCTTCAAAGAGGTACCACAGTCAGCTACCGTGTTGCTCTGGTCCCAAAGGGAACCTGTGCCCACTGTAGAAAACCTTTATAGCAACATCATTTAAAGAGCCAAACAAAGTCTTCCCCTCTATCTCCCTTTCATCTCCCTCCCAGTGCCCACAAGCCCATTTACTCTCATATGGACATTAACTAAATCAATGCCACGGATGTTTATGGTTTGAAATACTAATGCGTTTGCAGTATTTGACAGAGCTGCACAGTTATTTTATGACTGAGTCGCTGGCTCGCCAAAAGCAGCGCTTTAAATCTGTATCTGTTTTCATTCCACGCCAGCTGCTTTCATAACCTGAAGCTCAGCTGAGACATGAAATGAAGTGCCGTATACTAATTTCTGATTCTGGTATGACCTTGATGCACACTAATTATAGAGGCATGGAAGCTAAGGAGTGTTCAACAGTAATGATACTGTCGTACTATGTTACTGTATCTAAACACACTGTATAATCATCCACAAAAGATCATAACAAGAGCATAATCCCGCTGACATCCATTTTTTATCACACAtgattcatgcattcattcattatttaacTGATGCACAGCATATGCCGTTTCAGCCGGAtgattgttttcttgtgtttgagCTCTGTTTGCTGTTATCTTGAGACAAACATTAACTTCCTAAACGTTAGAATATAAGCAGACAGAACATCTCTTTGACACAGAAGTATATTAAAACCACTCTCAGCGCTCTTTGAAGATGTCTGACACGTGGTGTCGCCGGAGGCAGGAAGGAAAATTGTAAGGCCACGGCAGACTGATGCTAACCCAATATTTAAATCTGATTATGATTCCAATTAGAGACCTGATTTAGTATAACCACATCAGAAACTCTGTATCCTGCATCTGCCGTGCAAAGGTGTTTACCCCTGTAGCACCATACTAAAGGCAATGCCTCTCATATTTTACAGTACATGCCGTTTGGAGCGTAGCTTTAATTTTCAAGTTGCCAGTTTTTGATCTCTGTGTGAGTTTTACACTGTGGAGGAGCTAAGTACAGTTTGGCTTCACGACTGTGCACTTAGCAGTGAAGTGCTGGGTCTAATGTGAGGCTGCTAGTAAGACAAATAACTGCATTTAGGAAAGTGGGAGTAAGTTGGCAAAAACAGAACATGTTTTGGCTTGAAAAACAGGTCAAAAACAATGATTGTATTGATAGTTGGTCAAGATTTTGAGGCAAATCAATATCCAGGCAGACACGCAGGTACACTGCTAGCCATTCCTCCCCACACTCCTCCATACTGTCTGAGACCCTGAGAGCTCAGAAGGCCATACTGAGAGGCTCACAGGAGTGAATGTCATTCTGGCTTGAGTCTGACTGGGTGTAATTAAGTATTGCACTGCTTTCCCTGGAGTTTTGGACCATGTGAGTTGAGTTATTAAAGTATGTAGACCACGGGGGCCCCTTGCTACAGTtaaaggggaggaggaggctgtgctgctgtagaCTGgcttacctgtgtgtgtgtgtgtgtgtatgtgtgtgtgcgtgcgtgtgcatgtgtgtacacgTATGAGGACCAAAAGTCTTTAACAGGGTTTAAAACTGACTCAACTTTTCCAAAGTGATGATATTTTGCTGCTGCTCGCTTCTTTGTTTGGGTCATTTGCTTTGAGTCACACAATCGCCTCAATTCAACTGTACTTCCCCAAATCTAGGACACGTTTTATAGAACTATGTAGAACTGAGAATTGGCTGCTTACCAAGCGCGTAGATACTGTGTTGCTGTATCGGCAGAGAAGTGTCGCCGCCTCAGAAAAGCGATATTTTCTGTTCTGGTTTTGCTTCACGATGCTTTCCCCTCTTGCTTCACGTTGCTGTTGTTGGTGTTATGTATTTCTTCTGACTGTGCTCAGTAGCAACAGCGGCCTAGCTTACCCATTCAGCATAAACATGTCGCAGTTATATGCTAAATCATATCTATAAATAAGTAGCTGTAGGCATATGCCACACTAGCATTTGTATAGTGCTGCAGATTGCAGTTGCTGTGGAATTCTATACACCGCATAATGTGCTGAACCTCTCTGAAAAACTAATTACAGGCTCAGGAATGAATTGAGGAATCAACACTGAGAGTCACAGACACACGCTGACTGATATATAATGGCTGTAAATAGTCGTGTGttgaaaatgtatgttttagGTAGAACTGAGATTAAAATTTGGTTTTAAGATAAAGATTCAAAGACAAGGAAGAGAGTCGAGCCTTCAGCTCCTGCTTCATCGTGTAGCAAcccaaaataataaaaaagctGCAGCATTGATTCACACCTCAGAGGGTGTTGATTCTATTTAACATCCAAAATAAGGCTTAATTTAAAGCCTTGTACAGAGTTTAGATCCGGATTGGAGGCCAGAAGATGAACGTCCTCACAAATACAACATCtcagatatctgtgtgtgtgtgtgtgtgtgtatatatgtcaGCGTGAGTGCCCTGCTGTGTCAACACTGGCCTTGGATATATATCCCCTGCCTGGTGTGCATTAGCCCTGCCTGCCCCGCGCCGCGTCTACATGAGAGGCGTCAATGAAAGAACACTGTCAGTTTGCTAGCCGGGGCCGAGGGAACCTGATGCACGTGTTGCTGAGACATTCCTGTGGTCGGCTTGGATTTTCCGTCAGTCCCCACAcccctttttaaacacacatacactacacTATAGAAAGGCATGCGCTGGACACTTGAACgcagagtgcacacacacacacacacacacacacgggataGAGCCCAGTGCATGGGCTGTCGCTCAGGACTTAAATTGTGAGCTTTCATTTGGAATCAACGGCCAGTGGAAAGCAGGCTCAGGTCGATCTGATCAGTTAAGTGCGAATTTATACACATGTATGAAAATGAGAACTAAAGGAAGCAGTTGAGGGTGATTAATCAGGCTCAGCCCTACGATAAAGTGCAGTGTTTGCGTAAGCGTGTGCTCACACAcctgtgagtgtgcatgtaaacacatgcAAAATATCTCTGATGTaattcagctcctctgctgaaCCTGAAGAACACAATCCGTTCAAAAATACAGGTCTGATGAGGAGACATTCCCACGGCTACTGAGAATCGTGTGCTGTCAGTCTGACTTTGacggtgacacacacacgcactcaaaTGACATTTAATGAGAGGCTTTACTGGCATCAGTTATGCCCCGGCTTGCCTTTACACTACACACAATAGGGTGCTGTGTCAGTCACAGGGTCGATTGCCAAAGGTGCAACTGACACATGATGTTTACCGGTCACATCTATCAGAAAAgcattttcatttctatttagaTTCCTGTGACTGGCATCTGAACTGATCCGACTGTACGCTGCCCGCTCAGCACCAGGCGGCGGACGaacaaagttagcgactagctggtgaacacagtggagcattgaGCAGCTAAAGGGTAGGATACTTTGCTCGAGAGTCGGTGGAGACTAAAATCTGAGCTTAAAGAAGAGCCAATAGTGATCAACTTAAAAGGTTTTCTCGCGTGCCCTCAGATGGTAAAGACAGCCAGTTATCGCAGGCTTAAATGTCAGCTGACCAGGCTGTTTCACTCCCATGCTCCTGGTCAGATTGTCCCATGGGAAAGGTTTATATAATCAATTACTCCTGATTTAATTTATGCATACATGCCTTTCAGTGAAACAGGAGGCCGCTGTAGAGATTAGGGCCTGTTTTGCTACAGTTTCTGTGACTGCTCGGCTGGCCTAATCCACGGTGAGAAAAGGAACAATGAGGCTGGGTGTGCACGCAGGAGCTCTCTTCAACATACTAATGGGCGCTccaaagagagtgtgtgttgtctgtcggctgtgtgtgtgcgtatttgaTTGTGCGTAGTTGTATATAAATGAGTTGTGGCTGGATTCCCAGAAGTCCCCGAAATGTTGAGGGTCCTGTATCAAGTGTCGGAGCAAAGCGGAGGAGGGACTTCCTGGCAATGAGccatgtgtgtcagtgaacgGCGTCAcacgtgtcacttcctgtccgccgttttctcctcctttgtctgTCGCTTgctttcactcactttttttGCTTCTAATTCGGCTGATAATGATTGTCTTGGGAGCTTTTGTGCCGTGTTGCATTTAGGCTGATTGTAGAAGGAACCCGTCTAGAGTCCGTTCCCAGCATTTTATTAACATGGCAAGTGTGCGTGAAATGTAACTGTGCTGCATTCGAGTTCAAGTAAGTTCATTTATCAGCTGTAACTTGACTTTCTTTCGAAATCTCAGCATGTGATTGATAGTTTTTCACAGAGGATGCACAGCCAAAAGCCTTGTGAAAATATAACACTCATCATCACAGATAGCAGACTGCTGGGCAAGGAGATACTCTCATAATTGATAACACTGGCTATACAGACAGTGTCATTCTTtcaataataaaacacagaacaagaaATTGTTCTTGAAATTATGAATCACTGAAAAACGGGGGCGAACTTATCACAAGTCCGGACACGACCCGCACAGTAACAATAGTGCAAAGCTGAACTCTAAAGGTTCCTCTGGGGTTTTGTTGTGGTTCCTTTGAAGAGCTTTCCAGTGGTTTGCTTCACTGATCACCAATAAGTCCTGTTCCCAGTGCATAGTGCAGTTCACTCATAAAGTTCAAACAAACCCGGCAGCCTCTTGGTGAATCAGGGACACAATTGTACCACAGTATTCAGCTGCAAGGAAAAAATAACCCACCAAGTGCATAATTTATGTAATCCCAACTCCAACTCGTGTATATAGAATTCTGTGCAGGccctcactctctttctgtcacagcTACCTTGTTAGAGGCTCGAGAGAAGTCAAGATGTGTAGCAATCAGATTTGTTATGCTGTTCAATTTGCCTATCCCTTTTTGCTTTGAACTGTctttaaagagcaaaaaaatgGCATGAAAATCATCTTCATGCTATCGTAAACATGCAGCCAAAAATGCAACAGATCAAACTGATCAGAGGCTGGCTCTAACTTTTACCTGCGTAACTGTCTGAAAGGCACACAATCCAAGCTCCTACATGCACATGGTGTGTAGCCTTTATCCATGTTTGCACCCCTGTCAGCGAGGTGTTTTCGACAGCTCAGTCCCCTGGTTCCCAGTGTTCACCCGCGGGCCCCTCACATCTCGCCCTCGATAGCAGTCTGCATCCTCTGGGAAGGTCTGCGCCTCCGGTCCTGCCTGACCCAACCTAATCTCTGTGATGGAGCATGGTGGCCTCAGTGTTGGCTTTGACACATTGCTCTGTTTAAATCAGCCGTTACGACTTATCAGAGTATAAATCTAACCCCGGCAAGCTTTGACGCAATCATTCCACTTTCAATTTGCTTCCACATTTAGATCCCGTTCTCTTTTATACGACGGCTCTGTCAACACCTTGGGCCTCGTGCATGTAGCCCGGTGCTACCGAATGTGTGAGCCTGAACATGTGGCGTAtctgtgtgcgcctgtgtgtgtgtgtatgtgtgtgtgtgtgtgtgtgtacgtgtgagtgtgtgagagagtcaTGCTTCGTGGAGTGTTGTGTTACATCCATAAGGCTTACGTCACCTGACATGGATTTGACTGCTCGTTCCACAGCACTCAGTGGCTGGCCAGCTTCAcccctgcatgtgtgtttttaatctttccctgattttttttttttttttttccctttcattaTTTAATAACTCCCACAAGGGGTGTGATCACTGTATTCTAACGTGTAAGATATGAAATGCTTTAGTTCATGCTTAAGTTGATCGCTGCTTAACGGCAAGCGATCAGTTCCGTCAGATTTCTGCAGCTAGATTGTGGTAAATGCACTCTCCATTGCATGAAAAGCTTGCTGATAAGAAGAAAGTGCTTCCTTACTTGACACTGTGTCTTAGAGCTGCTGAGGTGAAGGGGAAGGGCTTATGTTTGTGCTCAGGATATTGTTTTGCATAGCACTTTGCCTTCCCAGATGATGATTATCAGTGAGCCCAGGTTCAGGGCCTTGCTAGTGAATGGCTCCCTCTAGTGGCAGAAATAAATCATTACTCTGTTTGAGATGAACTAAAAATGattgctgtttgtctgctttcagGATATCAATGTGTGCATTTTAGAGAATTACCCCGAGTGCTCCAACCCCAGAGTCTTCTACATCATCCCCTACTTCTGTGGACAGCATCCTCAATGCAGGTAACGTCACGCTCTCCACTTGCATGACAAAGCATTTTGATGTTTAAGACACGTTTGGTgatgtgttctgtttttgttctctctccacCAGGGAGCCAGGAGTATGGGCACTGGAGAGGGCCAAACAGAACGTGCTGGAGAACTACCTCCTTGTTGgcatcctggaggagctggaggacgtTCTGCTTCTGTTGGAGAGGCTCTTACCTCATTACTTTACAGGAGTACTCAACATCTACAAGAGCCCTGGTAGGTATCACAGTTTCCTTCAAAAATCGAAGTTTggcaaatgctttttttcttaaaaatggaTTCCTGTCAAGCTGACTTGCTGTTTCTGCAGACTACAGGAAGATGGGGAACATGACCGGCACAgtgcgcaaacacacacccactctgGAGGCCCTGCAGGTGCTGTACCACCGCATGCGCTACGAGTACGAGTTCTACAACTTCATCCGTGACCAGTTCCACctcatgaagaaaaaaatcgGCCTCAAGTCCGTCTCCCAACCCACCGCCTACTCACCTGCCTTCCTGCGAGAGCTGGCCCTCCGGACCCCGGAGCCTCTGGATGAAGACGAGGATCTGGACACAGACCTGGAGGATGCCAACAGCTGGCTGGTCCATCCCTAAGGGCTGTTTGATGAACAGTGGACGTAgccaaaaaagaaataaaaacactgattggCTAGAATTGGCTGGAGCTAGCTGGAGGCAGCCTGGGGGCAAAGGGGAGCCTTCCCCGTCTTTCAGCAAGAAAAGTGAGGTGCGTTTAGGGGTGTGCGGATCCTGACGCTCATGTTTGTACGGGCTGTGTTTTCCATCTGCAATCGACTCCTACCACGACAGGCTCAGCACTGAGGACTACAGGGGTTGAGTAATTGGAAGGACAAAATGCTCTATTTAAAAATTGACCAAGGACGATGGGAAACGATGTTAAACTCAATTTGACTCAAGTTTCGTTTAAATTTGAGTATGTTTTTGAGTTTGTctatgtcacaaaaaaaaaaaaatccaccatcGTAATCTCCAGGAGAGATTAGTGAGGGTAGCTAAGATGTGGATAGCTGATGTGTTTGGACATATTCTAAATGTTGGTCACTGGGGTGTTTACTGTAGGAGAGGACTTCAGAGTCCCAAGAGAGGTTCAGACTTTATGAAAGGGTTAATGTCCTAAAAGCTGGAATGGGAAATGGTATCCACAGATAAATAAGTaccaaaaccttttttttttttttttttttttttgtatattagCTGTTTAGGACTGTTCTAAGTGCCAAACCTCGCTAAGAGTTCCAGTAACTGACAGGAGCCTCTGTGCACAGCTGGTGGAGTTGTCACATAGTCAAGTCAGTTGTTATAGTATTGGTTTataacattttgtttcatttgtaagaTATTATTAGGTATAAATGAGGGTTAAACAGTAAGCACTCAGTTATGAATTCAGAGAATTCCAACTATGTGTGCATGAATGATTGAGTTTGACCAAACCAGCGGTGTGTTTTAGCATAGATTTATTATTTGGAACGAGTCATTTGTTGAGAGTGTAGGCTGGGTTTGGAGTCCGACTCTAAAAGGCATATGTGGAGCGCAATTTGTTTTAATCCAAAGTTTAAAAGATTGAGTTTGCCAAATACCAATGTTTCTACTGCGATTCATCACGAAACTGTATGaatacactgcacttttttcTGAGGAGACCTTTCCTGGAATTTCTGCAGCAAAATGGGAGATTTGGTCACACAACCGAAGACTGATTTCAACAAGGATCATGTTACCATTCAAGGGTTCGCTTTTCCCTCTCAAAATATTATCATGCAAGTGTGAAGTGCTACCGATCCGAGCTAACGCTAATCTCTTATTCTCCAGCAGCTATTATGTTCTTCATCACTCGTGTAAAATCCATCCAGAGAACAGTAACCATAAGCTAACATGTGACTGTCATCTATGAATTTCACTACCATCCTAATCTCCATTGTCTTTACCTTCTCATTGTCCTGGTTTGTGTTCcgtgtttcctttttttgtcagtttaatttattattttgtattcatttgcaTTCCAGATAAAATtctcaggaaggaaaaaaaaaaaaagaaaaaacatttgtatCTTTGGTTTCTGGCGGCTACGAAACTATTCTTGGCATTTTAAGGGTGTCTGGAACTGGTTTACATCAACAGCTGAAAACTGGTTAACAAAAACTAATGCATTCCATCATTTTACagtcttcaaaataaatgtcctCTTAACTATTGCAACTTtgtctctgctttgctttgtgaaAATGTGTATGAAGAACTTTGTTGTGGCCTTTTCACCCCATCAGGAATGCTGCAGCCTGCCGATGAACTCCCATGCTGCTGCACATATCAGATTTATAGGCAGCTACTAACAGAGCAGCCTCGTGGTCCCACCAACTCTTTCCTCTAACACCCGTGTGCAGCTCTCTCATCCCTGCAGCTGCCTGTCCATCACTCCGGCCGACCTCAACCCATCTTCCCTCCGGCTCCCCAGGTGTGAAATTACCTTCCCTGCTCTAGTCAGGACAACACAGTCTATCCTCTGATATGGAAAAATAAGGAACATGTCATGTCTTCTCTCTCTATTTGCCCCTGATCTTGGTCCTGCCGTTTCAAAAGAATTTTTGATGGTGTGCGCTGTGCTAACACAGGTGCTAACGCTGTGTCAGCACAGCGCGCATCATCAAAAATTCTTTTGAAACAGCAGGACCAAGATCAGGTGATAAACCTGTTATCTTGCTATTGTTGCCTCAATCATGCTGTTCCTTTCTAAAGTTTACTTGTAAACTTTGCAACTGAgaaatttcacttttttcagcTACTGTTGAAGATGATGTGTAACTGTGTAAATACATCACCAACAAAACTGTTCTAGTGTTCTGACTGCAGAAAAGTAGAAGTAAACATAAACTCACTAATTCActcattctaaaaaaaaaaa
This window encodes:
- the usta gene encoding uronyl 2-sulfotransferase a, translated to MMKNFSSSPLHSNNQTPNHIRERNNRKYSLLSAIPLRFSLRGYGFCMATLFFFCFGSLFYQLNGGPPKILLDIRQYLGESTYLDDHGPPAPRVLPFPSQVVYNRVGKCGSRTVVILLRLLAEKHQFNLVSSDIHNKTRLTKHEQVDLMKNISNIPQPFLYTRHVHFLNFTRFRIEQPVYINIIRDPINRFLSNYFFRRFGDWRGEQNHLIRTPGMKDDERYLDINVCILENYPECSNPRVFYIIPYFCGQHPQCREPGVWALERAKQNVLENYLLVGILEELEDVLLLLERLLPHYFTGVLNIYKSPDYRKMGNMTGTVRKHTPTLEALQVLYHRMRYEYEFYNFIRDQFHLMKKKIGLKSVSQPTAYSPAFLRELALRTPEPLDEDEDLDTDLEDANSWLVHP